The following coding sequences are from one Salvia hispanica cultivar TCC Black 2014 chromosome 3, UniMelb_Shisp_WGS_1.0, whole genome shotgun sequence window:
- the LOC125216782 gene encoding phosphoglycerate mutase-like protein 4, with translation MADQLHSRKYAEIVLIRHGETDWNVERRIQGQLDVDLNDRGRQQAFAVAERLGKEPKLNAVYSSDLKRAFDTAQMIAQSCGVLKVITDPELRERHLGELQGLLFVEADQIQDPKFTASRHNRDAGVPGGGESYNEAYNRCTRAVQRIANQHIGERVVVVSHGAAIEAISKKALPSEDFKGKVPNASINVLHVSYHDWAINSWGDVTHLKNLGV, from the exons ATGGCCGATCAGCTACACTCGAG GAAATATGCGGAGATTGTTTTGATTCGTCACGGCGAAACCGATTGGAATGTTGAGCGCAGAATTCAG GGGCAGCTGGATGTTGATTTAAATGATCGTGGCAGGCAGCAGGCATTTGCT GTGGCCGAGCGGCTCGGAAAGGAACCTAAGCTGAATGCAGTCTATTCTTCCGACTTGAAACGAGCATTTGACACTGCTCAGATGATAGCACAAAGCTGTGGCGTGCTTAAG GTGATTACTGATCCAGAACTGCGAGAGAGACATCTCGGGGAGCTTCAAGGCCTTCTTTTTGTTGAAGCAGATCAAATTCAGGATCCTAAATTCACTGCTTCTAGACACAATCGTGACGCAGGAGTTCCA GGTGGTGGAGAGAGTTATAACGAGGCGTACAACCGGTGCACGCGGGCTGTGCAGAGGATTGCAAATCAACACATAG GGGAGAGAGTGGTGGTAGTATCTCATGGGGCTGCCATAGAGGCAATCTCTAAGAAGGCACTTCCATCTGAAGATTTTAAGGGGAAGGTTCCAAATGCATCCATCAATGTTCTCCATGTCTCCTATCATGATTGGGCCATCAACTCCTGGGGCGATGTTACTCACCTCAAAAATTTAGGTGTTTAG